The Tissierellales bacterium genome window below encodes:
- a CDS encoding helix-turn-helix domain-containing protein, which produces MITKSFGIAVKFYRNKLNLSQEKFALQINMDRTYYASVESGKRNISLNNIDKISKGLEISLQELFSKVEEIESEK; this is translated from the coding sequence ATGATTACTAAGAGTTTTGGAATAGCAGTTAAATTCTATAGAAATAAATTAAATCTAAGTCAAGAAAAATTTGCGTTACAAATTAATATGGATAGGACATATTATGCATCCGTTGAGTCTGGTAAACGAAATATTTCATTAAATAATATAGATAAAATTTCAAAAGGTTTGGAAATATCTCTACAAGAATTATTTTCTAAGGTTGAGGAAATTGAGTCTGAAAAATAA